The genomic interval CGTTTTGCTGCGGCTACGGGGCTTTTTCAAACGCCTGTGTTTAACCTTCAGGGGGTTCACGAATGTGTCTCGGCATTACTTTTAACTGGTGGTCTCTACTCTGTGTCGCTCCACCTGCAGAATAGGATCCCAACCGAGAGCCCAAAATTCAAATTAACCGCAGACACATGCCCGTTCTCTGCGGTATTAGAACTCACTCTGATAACATTTTCCGTTACCGTGGGCCTTCACATGCAGTTTTCACTTTCTAGCTGTATCTATTGCAGAAGGGAGTGTTGCGTTCTCCAATGTACAAAATCTCGATTCTGTGCCCACCTCCCACATTCAAAATGCTTTGGGTGTGATGCGAAGACGAGCTTGCCATGTGTAAAACAGAAATGCTGCTGTTTGCACGAACATTTAAGGGCTGCCCTCAACTTCTTTAAAACGGTCTTGTGCGCATGTTTAGACTTTAGGCTatttcgctgcttctcgtagttctcgtttttccaaTACCTGAAGCCACATAAAAACACACGACTGTCACCATGCCGCCGACACTCGCATTAGAGGAGCAGTACGAAGACCTCCTCAAGCGATTCCAGATCATGGGTAAGACGATAATCTGCTGCAACGCGGGGCGCTGGCTCTTCAGATAAAGTCGTGAGTCACCTTGTGTTCTGCTAAGACGCTGCCGACTTCGAGGAAgcatgtctcttcctctcatcAGCCTGTATGGATGCCAGCAGCTGACCGGCACTTAAGTTTCCACCGAGGGTTCTACAAATGCTTCCGCTTAGCTGATTCCTCTGACCCCACAAACACTCAAAGGTGGAGCCCCTCCGGGGATTGGGCGCAGAATGTACAGTtacctcttttcttctcgtttaGGAGTATTGACGATAACAAAAGCAAAGTATCTCGCGAAACCatcgaaggaagaaacggcaAAGACCCTGGCTGCTCTCGTCGCACAACAGTGTCTGAAAAATATGAGCTGAAAGGAGAAGTGCGCTCAGCGGATTCCGTCATCTCATGAACACTGCGACGTTGTATCACGTGGCATGGGTAGTGATTGATGAAGAAAACTCGCCATCAACTCTTTCCTAATGCACCACAATTGCTTCCCAGACAAAGTAGCGTCTCTTCAAATTGAACGATAGAATGCCCCATCTAAGATATCTGTTTGTTTTGTCGCAAATGTCCTCGATAAGCATCATTATATTCCGCTGCCCCTCCCCTTTtctacctctctctccatttaTCCATTTACTCACACAATGTACGTCGTGTGTACACTCGATTCCTCTTGCCACATCCCGTGTATCATCGTACTGGCTGCCTCCCTGGCCAGacgcggagaggaagacgacgtaCGAGGCAGCGCAAAACGCGATCAGATACAATCAAGGTCTTATGAAGCAACTGAAGGACGAAAATATTCAGATCAGGAATCAAATCAAATTGTTGAAAAAAAATAAAATCTTGACAGCGCCGGAGCACTTGCAAAAGAAGGTACGCAGAGACGTCAGGCAGCTCCCTCAGGGTGACCGCCGCACATTCAGATCTTCAAGGTGTGACGTCTCCGCTGCGAGATTCTAATCAGCTGAGCGGCAGTTGTCTTAGTCTGGGCTGTAGGATGAACATCCGACACACTAAGATGTTTGCTGGTATCCTCGAAATAGGGCTTGTAGTTCTCTCAGGTGACATGCCGAGCAATGCAATCTTTTTCACCCTTTCTGTGTGCTTCTACGAAAAGACACGAAACTGTCAACGACGGTTGAGCCTACGAACATGGCTGTAGACCCTACCTGTAGATCGCAACAAAAGTAGTAGCGTGATTTTGCTAATATCAAGTATGGAACTGTTTTTAGTTTTTGGTCGTCATTTGCAGATGGACGAAGTTTCGAGACTGCGCCTCCAGCTTGACCAAATGAAAAACCACAACGTGGGACAAAGGCGGACTTTGGCCTCTCTGCAGGACAAGCTGCGAGGTAACAAGACAAGGAAATTCGTGCCAACGGATATTGTACATCGTCAGTCAAAACCTAAAAGCCGTGTCGTATGTGAAGCAGCACATCCTtcgggaagaaaagaacatcCGCTGTTCCTGGAGCGTGTGAACAGCTGGGCAACTAACATCAGCCGACaccgttgtcttcttctgaaaCGTATTGACACAGCACACAAAGACACGGATAACGGTACGACATGTTACTGGTTTTTCGCTTCTGAATTTCCGTAGAACTCGAGATTGCCGCCGAACGTCCGAATACCGAGGCATCTCCGGAGCTGAAACAAATTAGGGTGATCGAAAACCGTTTGGACCAGGTGATGCTTTCGACCTCTGGCCCTTTGGTGTGAAGCGAACATACAGCGACCTGgattttctgtttttttcgcctcAGTTGCTTCATCTACATTCACTGTCAGCCTCACTCGGCCGCACGCTTTGCCATTACGTGAACTCGAAATATCGCTCGCAATTTCGTCACAAGAGAGGCCTTGCCGTGTGAGCTACTATCCCTCCCGAAAGAGATCGCGTATAGTATCGAGCAAAAACAGCTGATGGCTGTTATGGAGGAGGCAATTCTCTTCTGAGACGCGGTATGGCCAGAGGTTGAAGCGAACTGCTCACTGCTCGAAAGAATTTACGGACATGTCCCATTTTGTTTTTTGTTGCTCCAGGCGATGATCAAATTGAATGAGGCGCAGTCCATCAGGTCAACGTACGAGCAGATAGTCAAGCGACTCAAGGATGAGCGTCTGGGCCTCGATCAACACCTTGCTCAGCTTGAAAAGACACTGAAGGTATGGGTGTTGCATCCTGCTTCGGAACCCTATAGCATGGACCAGGGGGTCTTGGGCAAATAGTGAGGGTGCCTCGGACTTGAGACGGAAGTCTTGTTTGAGCGGAAGATGGCATATAAGCCGACGAGAATGCACAAGTATGACTCGCTTGCTTTATAAAGAACAAGTTCCACACATGCGGGTgggaaacgaaacagaaagatCGTATGGCGACGAGGCCCTTGTCCACGCGGTGCATGTGAATTCAGACAACGGGTATTGACCAACACAACAGTGGACTTTACCTGGACATTAGTGCCATGTATTTACACTTCATGCAAGACAGATGGAAACGCACAGAGGAACAATTCTCGTAGCTGTAtatctgtctctgtacaaTGCGGCGTaggagaaagacaacgaTTACGAGGAACTCCTCGCTCTGTCGCATGATGCCACGCACGCAAGTGAACTTGCACAGGTGAGTAACACTTTCTTCTGAGGCAGCTAATGGCGTGAGACGCCACTGCTTGAACAAGCTGACCACCAGACGCATGTTGGTCCGAGGCATGATGCCGCTTTCGGATGCATGGCTTTTCAATCGTGCTTCCGTTTTTTCATCCCGTGCATCAGGCTGAGTTGCACAGAGTCTCCCAGGCGATTGAACAAGAGAGAGCCCACAGGGAacaagaagtggaagaaaagagagcacTAGTGCAGGCGTGCGTGACGGCAAACCAGAAGTAAGAATGCCTTCTGGTTAGGTACCACTCTGATTTCATTTTGCATTGATTTCCTGGATGGCATCTTATCGTTTAATATGCTTAGCAGGGCCAGAAAACCTCTCCTGAGAGTATACTACCGTACTCGGGGAGAAGATGTGTGAGAAAATATTACTTATAAGCTTTTTCTCGGGAGTGCATATAGCGAACTGGAGCACTGGCTTAGATCTTGAATGGATTTTCTTGATCTCCGGTTCCCCCGTTTGTACAGCCTGCTTCCCAATAGTTTATGTCCCGACGTGAAGGGTATATCTGGCTTACAACTATGCAGCCTCCCTCCTGTCTGTCATGTGTCTGTGGACATGTGCAGTTCATCAGATTTACACTTTCTCCCGCTGTACCGATATCCTAGCTTTTGAGTGGGGGTGTCCCGGACGGGGAACCCAGCGCTATGTGCCTACCTCCTGCTTCAGTGCAACCGTCCATTCAGTTTTGTTCGTCTGATCACGTGACTGTCGACACGCTACCCAGAAGGGTGACGCGTTATTTCACGGTGATTGACATTCTAGGGGAGTGCAGCCATCGCAACAAGCTGTGTCTGAAACGTATTGCTTCACAAAACGTCATTCAGACGCGGTTGCCGTCGTCGCCTGCAGGCTCGTCGACGAAGCCCTTGCGACCAAACAGAAGGTCGAAGAAGATCGGCTGAAGGGTAAGAAGGGAAGATGCACCTAGTTCTTGCCGATTTCTGGAGTCTTGTCTTCACTACAAGCATCCCTTTCTTTTAGCTACTTCGCTTGTTGTTCTGGTGAAGGCGAGTTCCTACGTGACCAGACCACAACAGTTTTTTTGCTGGTAGGTGCACAAAGTAGTGTGCAATGCACATGAAGTGGCTCGTCGTGCAGCTCTATCTTGGAACTTCCACAAAGAatgcttttccttttcccaCCCAAAGGATCGCCTCGATAAGTCGAATTCTGAGGCTGACCttggagagagcgaaaggtACCAGATATTTACCCACAGTCTTGATGCCATTCTCTATTTCAGAAATGAGTCACTACCCCTCAACGTTGCGACCTGTCGGGACAATGAGAAGTTCCGACGCATCAAGTGTTTTTTGTTTTTGACAGAGTACTGGAGCATTCAATGGTCCCTCGTTAATATTCAGATTATAGATGACTGACAACTGTTGTCTTCCTGATAAGCCATGGCTCAGGTGAAAGAGTCGAACATCACTGACGGGAACGACGCACCCACGCTTGACGATTACGAGAACGTTTTTCGCCGAATTAAGGAAGCAACAGGAGTCTCTGATGTGAACGAAGTGATCCAGAAGTTCCTTatgcaagaagaaacaagagaaaatTTGGTGTCCCTTGCCAAAGAAGTGAGTGTAACTGGTTTTTTTGCAGCTTAACGAAGGGCTGGTAGGTAGTCTTGTGCATCACATCAGCATCACTCAGTTGATACTAAATCGACTGCTTCAGATTGTTTAGACTGTTTTGCCACGCCGTATTGTGTGTTGTCTTGCTGATACCGAGGCACATCACATTCTCACGGTCAAAACATTTACCTGCCTCGTTGTGCATGCCTTGTCAGCACCAGGAGAAGATTCAGACGCTACAGGAGAAGCGAATACGTACGCAAGCAGTGGTGAGGAATCCAATGGATCGACATATTTCTGCCAGCAAAAACCGGTTCTCCCCATACAGAGATGTAGTAACACTCTAGGCTGTTTCCGTTCCAGCCTAGGAAGTGCAGCCATGAAGACACGATGCTTCGGATGAAACACGCGCGTGCGTAATAATCCTTTATAGAAACCATTACTGTCACCCTTGAGATGTGCATCGAAAGGCCTGGGGATAATACGTAGGGAAGGCGTTGGACGGGAACTACTTCAACTGTAGTGACTGACTAAAAGACACATTTCCACTGAGTTTGCTTTCGGTCTTCTTGTGGGCATGTGCTACTGGGAGTAGAGCGTGGTTGCTTATCTCCACCTCCGCTGCTTGTCGGTGGACAACGACAGGTGACGTTTAACATTTCAGAGGCAACCGAAAACAAGGAAAGCTaccaagaagagagaggattGAGACGAAGTGTCGAAATAACCTCGAATCTGAAAAGGGTGGTATGCGCCTTGTATCTTTCAGCTGGAGGAGATGAAGCTTTCATCGGTTACCAAGCAGAGCAAGTGGCCCGTCGTGGATGACTTAGAAATCTCCGCTTGCCAGGCCAATGCCAGACACGAGAGAGCTCGCTCCAAGTACGAAAAGAATTGTCAGCTGCTTGTGGAGCTCCAAGCCGGCCTGGAGCATCTTTATGAGAAACTGATGTCCACTACACAGACTAATGTGAGTCTTCTCCAGCATAAAAAAActgccttccttttcctgtgtCCCCGTGCTTTCTGTAGCCCAGTGCCCTGTTCTCGTTCACACCAGGAAGGAAGCCCTGGTGCCTGGCCTTCCAGTGGTGGAGAAAATATTCGTCTTTCCCTGCTCACGTCGAGCCTGTTCCCCTACACAGAGAGGAATATAATCGTCAAGTATCCTGACTCGGTTGAGGTGCCGTCAATACTAGAATGAAGTGCATATCCCAATGGGTAACACGGGGAGATAAAGTCAGTCGGGGTTTTTAGCAGTCGACGAGCTTACCCAGCAGGACATTTATCCGTAAGAGTGAATCCGGATCTCACTGAGCCGCGGTAAAAAGGAAACCGTATTTTCTGGGGGTGTTTCTATTGTACCTTCAGCCCCATGTCCGTCGCCAGGCCTCAGCAACTCAGCCGACCGTAGAGTGGATGGTCCAGGCTTCACTACAGAAACTTGACTACCTCGTGAAACGGACAACCGATGTGAGTGTTAGTCGGAAAAATGCTGCCAGGTCATAACTGTGGCAAGGAAACCCGAAGAATATCGGAAACAGCTGTTGATGCTAGTGGAAGAACGTTTAATTATGCAGCCACGGAGGGGCAGAGGAGGTGACGGTACACATACAACACATTACCACATTAGTGAAACAAAGTTCCTTGAGCGGTGTTTCCTATTGAAGGACTGATATTGTGACATGCATGGCTCGACAGTTTTAGTGAGTATGAGTTCTGGTCTTCCCACATCCTACAGTATTTGACTCCCAGGATTATCTGTGCATGGAAATTATCTCACTAAGTTACTACAGTGACCGCTAAAAGAAACGTTTAGGTGGATGTTAAAGAGCGACTAGCGCGGCAATGAGACGACTCGTTGCATACGAGGCACCCCGGCTTCGCTGTTTGTACAGCAAATGCTACACATGACTCAGAACATCGTGAGACCACGTTGGTTTGGCCGGCTGCAGACAAAGCTCTCACGCTTTATTCACTTCCCTTTACGTTCCCCACTagtctgttcttctcctctgccctTGCCCGTCGTGTGGCATATCTCGAAGAAATCTTTGTAGGCGGAAGTTCAATAAGCTTCTCCACATCGTGCGATTGGTCGCGCGTATGAAAATCTACTCGCCAATCTACAAAAACAAAAGGGAACGTACATGCTCAAACTTGAGAAGTGGTGGATACACGTTTAATTTTGCAGCAAATGCAGCTGtgaggcggagaaggaatGACGCCGTTCACGGCGTTTGCAACGCCTTGCCATGCTGCTGGTGATATTTGGACCGTGTGTTGTCCTCGACGAAAGCATCTTAGGttgcttctgtctgcgttGTTTCACCTTGCCGACGTAGGGTTTAAAGCGGGAACAAGAGTGTctgcaagaagaaaaaaataATGAGCAAGCGGCGGATCACGCTCGACAGATCGACAGCCTTTTGTCTCCGGGATCAGTTGAGAAATCAGCCACTTGCGACAAGACCAACTCACCACCTGGAAACGACGAATGTCATCCTTCTGCCCCTCGCATCTTCCAAAAGGCCACTGCTGCTTGCGTGGATCCTGTTTTCGATGACTTGCCGCCAGCCGCTTCAGGCCAAGAAGCAGCCGTTGCAATGCATGCTCCCATGTACGATTCTAAGAAGATCGAATCCCCTTCGGCATCTCAGGTAGACACCACCAGCCATGACCCAGCCCCAGCAAACGCCATAGAAGAGCCCAGCTCCTTAGACGTGCCGTGTGCGCCCGCGGGCACCGATcccgagaggaaaggcggtCAGCAGACTAACGCGGCACAAACAGGATTTGGCGAGAAGgtagacacagagaggggcGAAAAAGACGTGCATACATCAAACATTCTGGATCATCCCCTGACTGAGCCTCTTTTCCCtccggaagacgaaggccaAGAGCTGCCGGGCATAGGAACCGTCGAAAAAACTGACTCACGAGGACTTGAGGCAAAATACGGTGACCGACGCGAGGTCGACGCAGCCaccgaagaaaacaaaagaggTGACACCGGGGAAGAGATACAGCGTGGAGATGACATCATTTCGCCCCGCGATGAAGCTTGTCTACCCGAGCACGCTGAGACCGGGACACTCAATCCAGGAAACTCGCTCATTCCCGATAAAGCATCTCCGGTTTCAAACGCTTTAGCAGTCCTCCCatcgggagaagcagacactACGCAGCAGCCGAACCGAGTCAGTAAAGATGACGACCACGACACGTTTGAGCCTGGGATGAACGAGGTAGTAATCCCAGTCACAGatggtggagaagagaagagttTTGAAGTGGCCCTCGACGACGTGGTTCCTGGAGATGAGCAGAACAAAGCGGCCGAAAAGTGTAAAACCGAATCAGATAGTATTCTTGGCGAGGCACTGCCCGGAGATACAGCGCCACGACAACAATCTCCCACTTCACCGTCAGAGAATTGTGAAATTTCACCTGAAGGTCCGAATGCACCTGAGAGTAACGAACCGCTCAGTGTCGGTGTCCCTCTAGGTCCGCCGGAATCTGATCAAGCCAACCTCGCCGATGGAGACGACGGCGAATTACACGCTGGAGACAGGGCCTTCAGACAAGCAGAATCAGTGGGAGTCGGCGCTGACATAGTGTCTACAGCTCAAGAAAGTCCCATACCAGATTTGCCACCTGCCCATACGGCGCAGCCGACGATACCTGAAACACAGATGATAGAGATGCCAGGCAGTGATCCTCTCGCCCCTGAAACCGCCACAAACCAAGAATCAGACGCCAGGACGAAGGATGAACCAGCTTACGAAGGTGATAGCTCTTCCGGAAGTTCTCAGCTGTCGCATccagaagcgacgaaaaagGCAGGTGGTGATGCTTGCAAGGTGGAAAGTGAGGAAACCCAAAGCGATCGAGCTGCTGACTTGCCGAGCcgccgcgtctcttcctcagaAGATCCAGACACTGAGTGCCAGGACTCGTTTGAGAAAAGAGAGCTGCAGTTCGATTTCGACACACTTACGAATCCAGTAAACCAAAGGAATGAAGCAGACCTTGCTTCCGACGTGTCGCACATGACGATCGAAGGTGGCACAGAAAACGATGGCACTAccggagacacacacaccctGGCACCTCCCAACTCCGACCAacaagcgacggagacagcctTGAAAACTGAAGATGAGACGACGCAGGAACAACTGTTACAGGAGAATCGTGGAGATCGGGAAGAGAGTTATCCGTCACCAGCACCTCTGCACGAAGtgccagagagagaatccTCATCCAGTTTAAGAGATACGGCTAGTCCAGTTGATGGAGAGCAAGCCGAAGACAGCCCAGTAATGGCCACTGCAGTGCCTCTCAGCTTTCACCGCAGCTCCGACGGAACGGAAAAAGTGGACGGTGATAGTGATACCTCTGGTGACAGGGAGGGAGACACAGTCAAATCAGGAGAGCCACTCGACCATGTCTCTTCTACATGTGACGCAGATCATGTGGAACAGACGGGTCACGAACAATCAGCTGGGCACGCTTCTGATTTTACAATGGCTGAAGAAACCGCCATCATGAAGACCCAAAGTGACAACGTCCTGGTTGCTGAAAGACAACAATTAAACGCTACCTCGGGGTCCATAAATGCGTCTGCTGAAGTGGAGGGAGTTGGAGGAGATACTGAGAATGATGGCAGAGATGGCAAGGCAGAATCCCTCGAGGAGGGTGTTCCGCGATCAACGCCCGACGAGACGGCTAACACTGAAACGCCTGATGGGTCAGGTGGAGGTCCGCCCGCAGGAGGCAGTCGTGAACAAATTgtggaaaaaaacgacacTTTAGAACTGCATGACAGGTTGCTGGATAACGGCGAAGCTAATATTTCACGGCCTATCGAATCAGAGCCTGCTGATTCAGTGTCGGACTCCTCGGCTGGTACTAGTTGACTGTGTTCTGAGGAACGAGTGTGGAAGGGAAAATGGTCCACGTATCTCCAAATCGAGTAACCTCAATTGTTCAACATCGCGATTGTGGCAATGTTGCACTCGGACACTGTTTCAAATACATGCTACCTTACCAAAAACTGACGCATTTGTTCCATATCTGTGCTGGTAGCCATCGACGCACCCCATACAAATCTTCGAAACGAACGCATGCCGTACTTCCTTTCACACTATGTAATTGACGCTTGCTCAATAGATACGTGATCAATGGTGAAGCTTGGGAACTGGGCTCTGACTGAACAAGGTACATGTTATTGTTTACTACTCCCTCATAGAGTGGAGGAAAACGTTTTGGTATTTCCTGGAGTTACGAAACGCGCAAATTCAAAGTCGGAACTCGAAGAAGGCCGGTTTTACATAGATTACTCTTGGAGTGTAACCCTGAACTTTTCCCTGCCCCAGCAAACGAGCGGAGAGAAATTCTGTTGTCGTCAGCATGCTTGTTGGAAGCAACTGCAACCTGATTTCGCTTTCGCAGCGTAACCTGCTTCATGATTTTGAGTCAAGAAAGCGGAAGTCTCGTCCCGGACCAGATGTTTCAAAGGCTTATCGCCCCTCTGAGAACAAAAGGATCTAGCTCGGTTTCATGTCTCTCAATAGGGGGCTCTGCCACAGTGGCAGATACGGAAATACCTGGCTGTGGAATTCAGTGTTTTTGTTTCAGCTTCCCTGTGGCTAGCGCTCTGCGGTTTCATAGATGCGTCTTCAGAGCCATAGAACGCCATCTTGCAACTGAAGATCGCACTCAATAAAAAACATTAAGGCGAACTACAGCAGGGTTGGTACCGTGTAGCACAACGCGCCAGTGACCCACGGGACGAATAACCTTCACGGCCGGCCGGCGGGGAAGAATTCTAGCAGTTAGGCAGACTGCCCAGCGTATC from Toxoplasma gondii ME49 chromosome VIIa, whole genome shotgun sequence carries:
- a CDS encoding hypothetical protein (encoded by transcript TGME49_282030), translated to MPPTLALEEQYEDLLKRFQIMDAERKTTYEAAQNAIRYNQGLMKQLKDENIQIRNQIKLLKKNKILTAPEHLQKKMDEVSRLRLQLDQMKNHNVGQRRTLASLQDKLRELEIAAERPNTEASPELKQIRVIENRLDQAMIKLNEAQSIRSTYEQIVKRLKDERLGLDQHLAQLEKTLKEKDNDYEELLALSHDATHASELAQAELHRVSQAIEQERAHREQEVEEKRALVQACVTANQKLVDEALATKQKVEEDRLKAMAQVKESNITDGNDAPTLDDYENVFRRIKEATGVSDVNEVIQKFLMQEETRENLVSLAKELEEMKLSSVTKQSKWPVVDDLEISACQANARHERARSKYEKNCQLLVELQAGLEHLYEKLMSTTQTNPHVRRQASATQPTVEWMVQASLQKLDYLVKRTTDGLKREQECLQEEKNNEQAADHARQIDSLLSPGSVEKSATCDKTNSPPGNDECHPSAPRIFQKATAACVDPVFDDLPPAASGQEAAVAMHAPMYDSKKIESPSASQVDTTSHDPAPANAIEEPSSLDVPCAPAGTDPERKGGQQTNAAQTGFGEKVDTERGEKDVHTSNILDHPLTEPLFPPEDEGQELPGIGTVEKTDSRGLEAKYGDRREVDAATEENKRGDTGEEIQRGDDIISPRDEACLPEHAETGTLNPGNSLIPDKASPVSNALAVLPSGEADTTQQPNRVSKDDDHDTFEPGMNEVVIPVTDGGEEKSFEVALDDVVPGDEQNKAAEKCKTESDSILGEALPGDTAPRQQSPTSPSENCEISPEGPNAPESNEPLSVGVPLGPPESDQANLADGDDGELHAGDRAFRQAESVGVGADIVSTAQESPIPDLPPAHTAQPTIPETQMIEMPGSDPLAPETATNQESDARTKDEPAYEGDSSSGSSQLSHPEATKKAGGDACKVESEETQSDRAADLPSRRVSSSEDPDTECQDSFEKRELQFDFDTLTNPVNQRNEADLASDVSHMTIEGGTENDGTTGDTHTLAPPNSDQQATETALKTEDETTQEQLLQENRGDREESYPSPAPLHEVPERESSSSLRDTASPVDGEQAEDSPVMATAVPLSFHRSSDGTEKVDGDSDTSGDREGDTVKSGEPLDHVSSTCDADHVEQTGHEQSAGHASDFTMAEETAIMKTQSDNVLVAERQQLNATSGSINASAEVEGVGGDTENDGRDGKAESLEEGVPRSTPDETANTETPDGSGGGPPAGGSREQIVEKNDTLELHDRLLDNGEANISRPIESEPADSVSDSSAGTS